In the genome of Carassius gibelio isolate Cgi1373 ecotype wild population from Czech Republic chromosome A25, carGib1.2-hapl.c, whole genome shotgun sequence, the window aatcaaatcaaaatgaaactttaatgacaaaaataaacacaaaacagtgcaccagcccctcacggacgactggtgcacacaaaataaaaagcaaacataaaatattgcccaggcctggtcctctctcgtccttcacggtcgtcgctccagttttatatccttccatctcctacattGGGCTCGAGACgggtggtggggcgcaggtgtagctcatctccaatcactacacctggcctcactccttgttcccacatctctcggccccgccccactcaccacaatccatattttttattttaaattctgttttgcatttatttcttaTGTTTAATACTTATCTTAAAATGATTCTACAAAAGCAGTGTAAAAACGCTAGAgcttcaaaacaaatattttatcagTACGTTTACTGGTAATGGTAATGCCTGTGTCTGGGAATCTATCTAGCCTATTGCCAAAGGGTTTCTTGAAATATTATGCACTTTCCCGCTCACAATTTCACTTGGTGTTCTCTGAaggattacaatttttaaaataatgtctacTTGTTTTACCACAGTCTTCAAGGAATCATGGTTTAGCAGAACTTAAACGCCAGGAGCAAAATTAACTGCATTTGTaaccaaatgtttttattaaaaaggtcttataaaaacaaaaatagatttttttacaaACCAGTGGAATCCAAATGATTTTACCACAATATACataatgacaaaataatgacaaacacgtttcttgaaaatgtaaaatataaaacttgTACACAAAATACTGGATGACTTGGTTAATAGCAGCTGTTGAATTGGATGACCAATGTGCAAACGATGCATTTATACTATAATGCAAATAATCAAGTATAATTAAACAGTAAACAATGTATTTGTACACTTGGATATGCATCTGTTGAGTTTTATCATTCACAGGAAGTAAACATATGACCCATTcgctttaatgttaataaaaatttcACTGGAATTCAAGTTCTGCTTGATGGCGATGTTCTTCTTTTTTGATATTTCTTCTTGAATTCTTGGAAGAGGCTACATGAACCAGAGTCATCGGTGGACTGGATGGATTGAGTTTGCTTTTTCTTCAAGGGACTTAAACTCCAAACACCTGTAGATAAGTACAAAGCCATTTAGATGAGTGTTAAACTACCTGCCAAACAAAGTTATGTGATGGGTAGATAACAGGATTCAATTCAGACTCCCTTCTTAAGCTTTAAAaagtcactgttttttttaacctgcattatcattattttcatttatcagTATTCAAAAATGGTACACTGCAAGTTTGCTTTAGCCTATGCATAGCATATGGTTACagttcaaattaatattgtgtcCAATACCTTGGGTTGGCACATGACTAGTTTTCATCCTTTTAGCTTTTTCTTCTGGGCCTGACATCcctgataaaaaagaaaaaaaaaaaagtattaggtacggcataaaaaatataataataataataataataataataataaattatatatatatatatatatatatatatatatgtgtacatatacatatacatatatatatacatatacatatatatatatataaattgaaatattaaatattctcaACAGTTACCATTTTGCGTACTCTGCGACGTGTCTCCTTGAGCGCAACTAAGTTCAGCTCCATCTTCAAAGTTAAAAGATTCTGGCAATACTCTGAATTCCAAAGCAGGACCCTCATCCAATGGCATCAAAACAGGGTTCCCCAACTCATATTTACTTTTCGTCCCATTCTCGGGTGAATTAAATAATTTGGATGGCACAGTTTTCCCTCtgatgatatatttatttatagacatTTGTTGTGTTGCATTATTACATATTCTCTTTCGTGTATTTCCTTCAGCCAAATGGGCGTCACTTTTCACAACAGCACTTGGACTGAGAAGTTCACTGTCTGAAAGTCCATTTTTGCAGAGTGCAAAAGTGGGACGCAAGGGGAAGATTTTATGCTGAACCATTTTTTGCAAGACTGCCCTTCGTATTCTTTCTCGACCATCCATGGCATCTTCATCTTGTGTTTCCACACATTTGCCCTTTTTTGATTCATCCATCTCTTTAACCCCCTGGTGAGAGCTTATGGTTACTTGAATAGTTTTGGGGGGTTCTTCACAACTTCTCTTTTCTTTGGATCTTTTAGTTCGCtttagtttgtttcttttttcagaaGACGACCCATACAGTGCAAGATATACTGTATTAGTTTTGCTCTTCAAATTTGGAGCCGGGATGTCTTGCTCAATCTCATTCATAAGATTCAGGTTTGCTGCACATTCTGTGGGTGATTCATTTCTTTTCTGATCTGAAGTTTCAGTCTCTACCTTACAGACTTCTTCGGAACTTGAAATGTCCTTTGCAATCTTTGCTTTGTCCATAGAAGGATTGTGCAGCAATGGGTATTCGTCCTCAGAATCATCTGTGATTTCAGAATCATCTGTTCTTTCAAGAGCAGCTTTATCCATTTCCACTCGTTCACATTCACGTGGACTGTCTTTTTTAGTCTGCACCTCTAAACTTGTGCTATGGGTTTTAATCTCCTTTTCTCTCAATTCAGCTTTTATCTGGCACATGCACACTGAGCCATTTCCAGAGTCTAAAGTTTGAAACCATTTAGCAACACAACAGTAAGACTCCAAGTTTTCACCACCAGAACTTTGAGATTTCCACTCTTTTGGCTTCACATCTTTTAGGAGCAGTCCTTTTTCAGATTTGAGTTCCAGGACTTGAACTTTCACCTTGTCTTCAGTGGAAATGTGAACTGCAATATCTTTCCGCAAGTCTTTATCTTCCATCTCACTGCCAAACCATAGCTCAGCCATTTCATGTGGGAGAACACTGATCTTAGTAGAGTTTAAATGGTCAATCTTCTCAGTCTCCTCTTCATTCATGTCCACATGACGTTCTTGACTAGGTTTTGGATCAGTCTCGTATCTCACACTCTCATCTGTGAGCATGCAGTCAATTTCAGGCATTTCTTCACtggactttatttgtatttgagaTTGTTCTGTGATCACAGGATAAAGTTTCGGTGGAGTTTCAGAGATACTTTTGCTCGTTGATCCATCAGTCAACCCTGGACTACCAGCTCCATAAGTTTCTTTCAACCTCCCCATGTTTATCTGTTCTTTTGTTGATACTATGTCTTGTGGTGAATTCAACAAGCAGGTCTTGTGTATTGTCGCTGGTGGTGcagaaatgtctttattttccATTATTTGACCAGCAAAGCATTGCTTAGCCACTTCATGAGGGAGAACATTAATCTTCATACAAGCTGAAGTGTCCAACTTGACAATATCTTCTCCATTCATTTGCACAGGAGGTTCTTGACTGGGTTTTGTATCAGTCTCGTATCTCACACTCTCATCTGTGAGCATGCAGTCAATTTCAGGCATTTCTTCACtggactttatttgtatttgagaTGGTCCTGCGAAAACAGGATAAAGTTTTGGTGGACTGGCATAGTCAATATCGCTGGTTAATCCATTTGGTTTTGAAGCAATGTCTTTATTTTCAGCAAAGTACTGTTTAGCCACTTCATGAGTGAGAACAACAATCTTAACAGAAGATGAAACGTCCATCTCAACAGTATTCTCTTCATTTGTTTGTACAGAAAGTTCTTGACAAGGTTTTGGATCAGTCTCATATCTCACTGCCTTATCAAAGTCACTGTTAGGCATAATTTCACTGGATTCATATTGCGTTTGAGTTAATGGCTCAAACGTTACAGGACTAGGTGTCAGTGGATTTGAGCAGTCACTCTGGCTGGAAGATTCATCAGTCATCATGGGACTTTTGGCTCCAACACGATTACAAAAACTGTTGTCCAGTTTTGATGTTCTAGATAACGGTTTCTGCTTTCTTTTTAAACCACCACGTTTTTCAATGAAGTTTTGATACTTTAATGAAAGATCCCACTTTTTCAATTTCGTCACCAGATCGGTCATGCCCTTCAGCGGAATAACAGTATTTGGTTGACAACTGCGTTCTTGTTCATTAAGTTTCGGAGAGAAATTATCAATCAATGGTGGAGAGGGAGCATTCGAGGGAACAGgagatttttcacaactcttATCATACCTACTTTTCTCTGAGGACATGTGTTCTTCTTCATTTACTTTGTCCGTTATTTCCGTTGCACCCTGACTACGTTCGGTTAAAGATGGCTTATAAGGAGCTGATAGCAATGTCCTTAGAAATGTAGATGCTGGATATTTGTTTTTCTCCTTTAGCCTCTCCCTGCTTGCTTGTTCTTCTATTGATATTGTGTCAAGTCCTTGGGGTGTGTTTAACAAAGACTCCCTGTGCTTTTCTAGTAATGCAGCAATGACTTTTTGTTCTATCAACTTTGTGGCTGAAGCATACTTATTTTCGGTCTCCTCTTCATTCATGTGCACACCAAGTTCTTGACTCTGTTTTGACAAGGTCTCAGCACAACCATTGTTATGAATTTTTTCACTGAATGGAACTTGCATTTGAGAAGATAATGCCATCACCTCTTCTTCCGTAACCACATGTATGGGCTTTGGCGAGTTTGTACGGTTACTTTGGCCAGTTGATTTGGGCGACACAGCACTTTTGGCTCCAACATTGTTATTAAATTGGTCTTCCAATCTGGACATTCCAGTCGATACACTTTGTTTATCCAAATCCTTCACAAGAGTAATCATGGCCTCCAGAGAATTTGTAATAATTGGTTGACTGTTGGTCAATTCTGTAACCTGACAGTTATGCTTTGGTGAGCTGCTGATGTCAGGCACAGATATAGATTGCCCATTAAACGAAATGGGCATGTTTTCATGTAGACTCTCATTGTTTGATGATGGTTTGTCTGCTGATACTTTGTTCTCCACCTCTGAAGGTACCTGTTTGCACCTAATCAATATTGGCTTTTCAGTGGCTTCTTGCAATTTGCTTGGTGTTTCACATTCCAAGTTTTGAGCTTCGTGAACAGAGACGTTTTGAAAAGACTTATAAAACCAAGAGTAACCACATTCCTTGTCGATGTCATCAACGTTTTCATTAAGATTCAACCAAGACGACTTGTACATCATCTTCGGTGGCTCTTCGTtgtgttttaaaacatgaaaatccTCGTTGACTTTGCTACGTGCATCATTTACAATTTGCCTCAGTATCACAGATTCTTTCATTGAAGAGTAAACAGAAACTTCTTTCATTATGCTTTGATATATGCCACTTTGCACAGCTTCATTAAACTTGAAATAATCCTCGTTCCAGTAAATCTTTAAGATGTCCTTCCAAGGATCAGTTTTGTGGATTTTCATCTGATCCCCATTTTCCATTTGCTGAATCACTGCAATTAAGGCCTGCAATCGATCTAATGGCCATTCAATAAAATGAACAATGTCCGGTTCAACACTTTTCTTGTCTGTGATGGTGcagtttttatttgtcttttcagCTAGTTCACTTTGCATTAGAGTTTGAACAGACTCCTTTTGTTCTGCAACCACATTTTTCAGCTTCAGCAATTTTGCGCAGCAACTTTGGCCAGTTGATTCATCAGCCAAAACTGGACTTTTGGCTCCAACTACATTGCAAAGTCCATCATTCAGCCTTGGCTCGGCCGACTTAGGTCTTTGATGCTGGCTTCTTGGATTGTTTGGTTCTCTAGTTTGGTTTTTCAGATTAGCGTTGGCCACCAGATGATGTGGAATATTTGGATGATGGTGTACAGTCGCTTGTACAGGCATTACATTCATTTTCATATTAGCAGATTTGTCAGAAACATTAACAGGTGCTGTTCCTATAGGAGACAATGGCGTGACAACAGCAACAGCTCTCTGAGTAGCATTATTCGGTTGCAGGTTCTGCACACATGTAGAAAACGTTTTTGCGTTAGCATTTGACATCTCAGCAATCAACAACTGGTAAGGGTACCCACCAAACAAACTACTCTGACCATAACATGTGTTTTCTGTTAAGGGACAATATTTAAGATCAGATGGCAAGCTCTGCCTTGTTTCCGAGGAGTCTTTTGGCAAATTAGTAGGCGCATTCGCATGTTGCTGCCTGCTATACAAGTTGCTAGTGTTCACATTTTTTGTAGCTTCGTTTAAACTTGTAGTGTtcactgctttaaactgttgtgAATTATGTGGGCCAACTGCTGAGGAGGTAGTTTGCTGCTGCATGTTGGGAGCACCTTGTAAATTTATGTTGCTAACAGGTAGGATTATCTGGCAATTAGAGGGCATGTTCCACAGAATCATTTGGGAGTCCTGTTTTCCTGTTGGCAATGCATGTTTTAAATTAAGCATATTTTGTTGAGCAAGCTTTTTGTCATTGGTAGCTTGAACGCTACTAGTCAAAATCTGGTCACTGGTTGCCGGTTGGATTGTGCAGGTGAAGTAACTTCCAGTGTCACTTTGTCCAGGATATGAGGGACTTACAGTGTGAGGTGGTAACCATAGCTGGTAAAAGTTTTGGCCTGTCCCATCTCCAGATGTAGCTCCTTTTCCATGCAAATTTTGCAGTTGTCCAG includes:
- the LOC127947329 gene encoding uncharacterized protein LOC127947329, which produces MQANSQHSGQLQNLHGKGATSGDGTGQNFYQLWLPPHTVSPSYPGQSDTGSYFTCTIQPATSDQILTSSVQATNDKKLAQQNMLNLKHALPTGKQDSQMILWNMPSNCQIILPVSNINLQGAPNMQQQTTSSAVGPHNSQQFKAVNTTSLNEATKNVNTSNLYSRQQHANAPTNLPKDSSETRQSLPSDLKYCPLTENTCYGQSSLFGGYPYQLLIAEMSNANAKTFSTCVQNLQPNNATQRAVAVVTPLSPIGTAPVNVSDKSANMKMNVMPVQATVHHHPNIPHHLVANANLKNQTREPNNPRSQHQRPKSAEPRLNDGLCNVVGAKSPVLADESTGQSCCAKLLKLKNVVAEQKESVQTLMQSELAEKTNKNCTITDKKSVEPDIVHFIEWPLDRLQALIAVIQQMENGDQMKIHKTDPWKDILKIYWNEDYFKFNEAVQSGIYQSIMKEVSVYSSMKESVILRQIVNDARSKVNEDFHVLKHNEEPPKMMYKSSWLNLNENVDDIDKECGYSWFYKSFQNVSVHEAQNLECETPSKLQEATEKPILIRCKQVPSEVENKVSADKPSSNNESLHENMPISFNGQSISVPDISSSPKHNCQVTELTNSQPIITNSLEAMITLVKDLDKQSVSTGMSRLEDQFNNNVGAKSAVSPKSTGQSNRTNSPKPIHVVTEEEVMALSSQMQVPFSEKIHNNGCAETLSKQSQELGVHMNEEETENKYASATKLIEQKVIAALLEKHRESLLNTPQGLDTISIEEQASRERLKEKNKYPASTFLRTLLSAPYKPSLTERSQGATEITDKVNEEEHMSSEKSRYDKSCEKSPVPSNAPSPPLIDNFSPKLNEQERSCQPNTVIPLKGMTDLVTKLKKWDLSLKYQNFIEKRGGLKRKQKPLSRTSKLDNSFCNRVGAKSPMMTDESSSQSDCSNPLTPSPVTFEPLTQTQYESSEIMPNSDFDKAVRYETDPKPCQELSVQTNEENTVEMDVSSSVKIVVLTHEVAKQYFAENKDIASKPNGLTSDIDYASPPKLYPVFAGPSQIQIKSSEEMPEIDCMLTDESVRYETDTKPSQEPPVQMNGEDIVKLDTSACMKINVLPHEVAKQCFAGQIMENKDISAPPATIHKTCLLNSPQDIVSTKEQINMGRLKETYGAGSPGLTDGSTSKSISETPPKLYPVITEQSQIQIKSSEEMPEIDCMLTDESVRYETDPKPSQERHVDMNEEETEKIDHLNSTKISVLPHEMAELWFGSEMEDKDLRKDIAVHISTEDKVKVQVLELKSEKGLLLKDVKPKEWKSQSSGGENLESYCCVAKWFQTLDSGNGSVCMCQIKAELREKEIKTHSTSLEVQTKKDSPRECERVEMDKAALERTDDSEITDDSEDEYPLLHNPSMDKAKIAKDISSSEEVCKVETETSDQKRNESPTECAANLNLMNEIEQDIPAPNLKSKTNTVYLALYGSSSEKRNKLKRTKRSKEKRSCEEPPKTIQVTISSHQGVKEMDESKKGKCVETQDEDAMDGRERIRRAVLQKMVQHKIFPLRPTFALCKNGLSDSELLSPSAVVKSDAHLAEGNTRKRICNNATQQMSINKYIIRGKTVPSKLFNSPENGTKSKYELGNPVLMPLDEGPALEFRVLPESFNFEDGAELSCAQGDTSQSTQNGMSGPEEKAKRMKTSHVPTQGVWSLSPLKKKQTQSIQSTDDSGSCSLFQEFKKKYQKRRTSPSSRT